In Curtobacterium sp. TC1, the following proteins share a genomic window:
- a CDS encoding helix-turn-helix transcriptional regulator, which produces MDAEPMDAVPMDYVTGGDADLSIRRIGTHGHRSGTIGPRPDHVVFWLADGRARLTADDGSCWDVGVERPMMLSASVAYGFDTDATAMTLLHLAPALLGDRDGVAEFRQPDAADPRIEPLRALLRDVTDRVLDPALPAGERAAVNRRIATVVLSTFAPSRSDVEHRMRRAIRFVHDQAGRPLSVGDIAASCGLTERGVQALFRRRLAVTPMQYLREVRLDRVHLELGRSRSGVLLVGDVARRWQFTHLGRFAAHYRARFGEQPHETIARGPGAV; this is translated from the coding sequence ATGGACGCTGAGCCCATGGACGCTGTGCCGATGGACTACGTGACCGGGGGTGACGCGGACCTGTCGATCCGGCGCATCGGGACGCACGGACACCGGTCCGGCACGATCGGACCCCGTCCGGACCACGTGGTCTTCTGGCTCGCCGACGGCCGTGCCCGTCTGACCGCGGACGACGGCTCGTGCTGGGACGTCGGCGTCGAACGCCCGATGATGCTCTCCGCGTCGGTGGCGTACGGCTTCGACACCGACGCGACGGCGATGACCCTGCTGCACCTGGCGCCGGCCCTGCTCGGCGACCGCGACGGCGTGGCCGAGTTCCGCCAGCCGGACGCCGCCGACCCCCGGATCGAGCCGCTCCGGGCACTGCTCCGCGACGTCACCGATCGGGTGCTCGACCCGGCGCTGCCGGCCGGCGAGCGGGCCGCGGTGAACCGGCGCATCGCCACCGTCGTGCTGTCCACGTTCGCGCCGTCGCGGTCGGACGTCGAGCACCGGATGCGCCGCGCGATCCGCTTCGTGCACGACCAGGCCGGCCGGCCGCTCTCGGTGGGCGACATCGCGGCCTCGTGCGGCCTGACCGAGCGCGGCGTGCAGGCCCTCTTCCGCCGGCGTCTCGCAGTGACGCCGATGCAGTACCTGCGCGAGGTCCGACTCGACCGGGTCCACCTCGAGCTCGGGCGCTCACGCTCCGGAGTCCTGCTGGTGGGCGACGTCGCCCGTCGCTGGCAGTTCACGCACCTCGGACGCTTCGCCGCGCACTACCGCGCACGCTTCGGCGAGCAGCCGCACGAGACGATCGCGCGGGGTCCCGGCGCGGTCTGA
- the lepB gene encoding signal peptidase I: MSAAESEPKPKRAGWRFVRDLVVIVVVALLASFLVKTYLVRSFYIPSASMENTLLVGDRVLVNELVPGAVPLQRGDVVVFQDPGGWLGTGQGDDLIKRVIGLPGDTVSCCGTGGHLSVNGHPVDEPYVVPEIGSDRVSGTDFDITVPKGRIWVMGDNRYNSADSRVHGTVPVDDVVGRAFITTWPVSRWTVLSRYADEWDQVPDPS, translated from the coding sequence TTGAGTGCCGCCGAGTCCGAGCCGAAGCCGAAGCGGGCCGGCTGGAGGTTCGTCCGCGACCTCGTGGTCATCGTCGTCGTGGCGCTGCTGGCGTCGTTCCTGGTGAAGACCTACCTGGTCCGGTCCTTCTACATCCCCTCCGCGTCGATGGAGAACACGCTGCTGGTCGGCGACCGCGTGCTCGTCAACGAACTCGTCCCCGGCGCCGTCCCGCTGCAGCGCGGTGACGTCGTCGTGTTCCAGGACCCGGGCGGCTGGCTCGGCACCGGGCAGGGCGACGACCTGATCAAGCGCGTGATCGGCCTGCCCGGCGACACCGTCTCGTGCTGCGGCACCGGTGGTCACCTGTCGGTGAACGGCCACCCGGTCGACGAACCGTACGTGGTGCCCGAGATCGGGTCGGACCGGGTCTCCGGCACCGACTTCGACATCACCGTGCCGAAGGGGCGCATCTGGGTGATGGGCGACAACCGGTACAACTCGGCCGACTCCCGTGTGCACGGCACCGTCCCGGTCGACGACGTGGTCGGTCGTGCGTTCATCACCACGTGGCCGGTGTCGCGGTGGACGGTGCTCTCGCGGTACGCCGACGAGTGGGACCAGGTGCCGGACCCGTCCTGA
- a CDS encoding SDR family oxidoreductase, translated as MTSARPLALVTGVGRRAGIGAALATRLATDGWDLAISWWGPYDDRVSGGADPDGVESVVQECESVGARVTRLPVDLEDPEQAAALVGRAETEAGAPVTALVMSHCESVDSDFRTTTVESWDRHFAVNARAPFLLVQAYAAALERAGDAAPRDRRRIVALTSDHIAYNLPYGASKGALDRIVFGAAKELGSLGVSANVVNPGPNDTGWMSDDVKRWAVEGTPLGRLGRPSDTAALVGFLCSEQGAWVNGQLLTSDGGISNRA; from the coding sequence ATGACGTCCGCACGACCACTCGCCCTGGTGACCGGCGTGGGCCGCAGAGCCGGCATCGGCGCGGCGCTCGCCACCCGGCTGGCGACCGACGGCTGGGACCTGGCCATCTCGTGGTGGGGCCCGTACGACGACCGCGTGAGCGGTGGGGCGGATCCCGACGGAGTCGAGTCCGTCGTGCAGGAGTGCGAGTCGGTGGGCGCACGCGTGACGCGCCTCCCGGTCGACCTGGAGGACCCGGAACAGGCTGCCGCGCTGGTCGGCCGTGCCGAGACGGAGGCGGGCGCACCCGTCACCGCGCTGGTGATGTCGCACTGCGAATCGGTGGACTCGGACTTCCGGACCACGACCGTCGAGTCGTGGGACCGGCACTTCGCCGTCAACGCCCGCGCGCCGTTCCTGCTCGTGCAGGCGTACGCGGCCGCACTCGAGCGCGCCGGCGACGCCGCACCACGCGACCGTCGGCGGATCGTCGCACTGACGAGCGACCACATCGCGTACAACCTGCCGTACGGGGCTTCGAAGGGTGCGCTCGACCGCATCGTGTTCGGCGCCGCGAAGGAGCTCGGCAGCCTGGGCGTCAGCGCGAACGTCGTGAACCCCGGTCCGAACGACACCGGGTGGATGTCCGACGACGTCAAGCGCTGGGCGGTCGAGGGGACGCCGCTCGGCCGGCTCGGACGCCCGTCGGACACCGCGGCGCTCGTCGGGTTCCTCTGCTCGGAGCAGGGCGCCTGGGTGAACGGGCAGCTGCTGACGTCCGACGGCGGGATCTCGAACCGCGCGTGA
- a CDS encoding VOC family protein, protein MHTQDLLAADTGMGAVTLRVANLDRMIGYYRDAVQLALLSNEGGVAVLGRPGAGGLAIPIVILEHAPSMQHAGPHDAGLFHTAILFDTRADLAAALYSVATKFPQTFTGSADHLVSNAFYFTDPEGNGVELYWDRDRTEWSWTHGMVDMDTKYVDPNAFLQEHLTQDALDTAAARPGKVGHVHLSVGDVASAKAFYVDKLGFATTAGWGEALFVSAGGYHHHMAMNTWNSRGAGRRQLALGLGLVRIEVPGADDLGALVSRMHDTGVQTADDGRTVAFEDPWANRIEVTAPGRG, encoded by the coding sequence ATGCACACGCAGGATCTCCTCGCCGCCGACACCGGGATGGGCGCCGTCACCCTCCGCGTCGCGAACCTCGACCGGATGATCGGCTACTACCGCGACGCCGTCCAGCTCGCGCTGCTCTCGAACGAGGGCGGCGTCGCCGTGCTGGGGCGACCGGGCGCCGGTGGTCTGGCGATCCCGATCGTGATCCTCGAGCACGCGCCGTCGATGCAGCACGCGGGCCCCCACGACGCCGGCCTGTTCCACACCGCGATCCTGTTCGACACCCGGGCAGACCTGGCCGCGGCGCTGTACTCGGTCGCGACGAAGTTCCCGCAGACCTTCACCGGCAGCGCCGACCACCTGGTGAGCAACGCGTTCTACTTCACCGATCCCGAGGGCAACGGCGTCGAGCTGTACTGGGACCGCGACCGCACCGAGTGGTCGTGGACCCACGGCATGGTCGACATGGACACGAAGTACGTCGACCCGAACGCGTTCCTGCAGGAGCACCTGACGCAGGACGCCCTGGACACCGCCGCGGCACGCCCCGGCAAGGTCGGCCACGTGCACCTGTCGGTCGGCGACGTCGCCAGCGCGAAGGCGTTCTACGTCGACAAGCTCGGCTTCGCGACGACGGCCGGGTGGGGTGAGGCCCTGTTCGTCAGCGCCGGCGGGTACCACCACCACATGGCGATGAACACCTGGAACTCCCGCGGGGCCGGGCGCCGCCAGCTCGCCCTCGGGCTCGGACTCGTGCGGATCGAGGTGCCGGGGGCCGACGACCTCGGCGCCCTCGTGTCGCGCATGCACGACACCGGGGTGCAGACCGCCGACGACGGCCGGACGGTCGCGTTCGAGGACCCGTGGGCGAACCGCATCGAGGTGACCGCGCCCGGTCGCGGCTGA
- a CDS encoding GNAT family N-acetyltransferase: MTDDIRWEVLEESSLSLPDHEAIAALLGQAFPDWSHWYVGGRSWSGMQPERRVLARDQDGVVLAHVGIRRMFITVGGQDVLVGDTGLVAVSPRLQGTGKGRELMERAHAVLEGLAVPYGFLGAGENRIPFYANLGWHHFDDVVADYTAFTAEGAGLPMTDQGGWMVLPVAAQLEDWPAGPIWLNGQQV, encoded by the coding sequence GTGACTGATGACATCCGGTGGGAGGTGCTCGAGGAGAGCTCCCTCTCACTCCCCGACCACGAAGCGATCGCAGCGCTGCTGGGGCAGGCGTTCCCGGACTGGTCCCACTGGTACGTGGGCGGCCGCAGCTGGTCCGGCATGCAGCCCGAGCGCCGGGTCCTCGCCCGCGACCAGGACGGCGTCGTCCTGGCGCACGTCGGGATCCGCCGCATGTTCATCACGGTCGGCGGCCAGGACGTGCTCGTCGGCGACACCGGTCTCGTCGCCGTGTCGCCCCGACTGCAGGGAACGGGCAAGGGCCGCGAACTCATGGAGCGGGCACACGCGGTGCTCGAGGGCCTGGCGGTGCCGTACGGATTCCTCGGCGCGGGCGAGAACCGCATCCCCTTCTACGCGAACCTCGGCTGGCACCACTTCGACGACGTGGTCGCCGACTACACGGCCTTCACGGCCGAGGGCGCCGGCCTGCCGATGACCGACCAGGGCGGCTGGATGGTGCTGCCGGTGGCAGCACAGCTCGAGGACTGGCCAGCAGGACCGATCTGGCTGAACGGCCAGCAGGTCTAG